TAACCAGCACCGTTTTGACCGCGCTGGTACCCAAATCTACGCCGATGACATAGCGTTCCTGCTCCTGATTTAGCTTCTCCTGCATTGGAGTACCTCCTTCCCTGTTATCGTGCAGCTTTTATTACATATATAGAATTCTGGTATTAGTCAGCCAAAATGTATTGATTTAATCTTGCTTTCAGATATTCCTGGCGACCGGATACGTTTTTACGTGGTGTTTCGTTCGCCAGAGCATATTCAGCCAGAGAAGCAAGCGTTGCTTTTCCGGATACGATGTCTGCTCCAATACCTTCTTTAAAGCTGCTGTAGCGCTTCTCAATAAAGTCCTCAAACACACGATCCTCGATCAGTTTGGCAGCTACCTTCAACCCCTTCGCATACGTATCCATACCTGCGATGTGCGCGAGGAACAAGTCTTCTGGCTCAAACGATGCTCTGCGTACCTTGGCATCAAAGTTGATACCACCACGGCCCAAGCCTTCATTTTGCAGCACTTCATACATCGTCAGGGTCGCATCATACAGATCAACTGGGAATTCGTCCGTATCCCAGCCCAGCAGCAAATCTCCCTGATTTGCATCCAGTGATCCCAGCATGCCGTTAATCCGTGCTACACGCACTTCATGATCAAAAGTATGACCCGCCAAAGTGGCATGATTAGCTTCCAGATTAAGCTTGAAATGTTGATCCAGATCATATTTTTGCAGGAAAGCAATCGTCGTCGCTGCATCAAAATCATACTGATGCTTCGTTGGCTCCTTCGGTTTTGGCTCAATCAGGAACTGAGCGTCAAAGCCAATTTCACGCGCATAGTCTACGGCCATATGGAACATACGTCCCAAATTGTCCTGCTCCAGCTTCAAATCCGTGTTCAGCAGTGTTTCGTAGCCTTCACGGCCTCCCCAGAAAACATAGTTATCTGCGCCCAGACGTTTACCCACTTCTAATCCTTTTTTAATCTGAGCAGCTGCGTGTGCGTATACATCTGCATTGCAAGTCGAGGCAGCCCCATGCAAATAACGTGGATGGCTAAACATGTTCGCCGTGTTCCACAGCAATTTTTTCCCCGTAGCTTTCATATGTTCCTCAATCAGATCCACGATGGTATCCAGATTGCTGTAAAATTCCTTCAATGACGCGCCTTCTGGTGCAATATCCACATCGTGGAAAGCAAAGTAAGGTAAATTTAGCTTATCCAGCAGCTCAAAGGCAGCTTCCACACGAGCCTTCGCCAGATCCAGCCCAGTAAACTTGGACCATGGACGTTCCGCTGTTTCTACACCAAAAGGATCGGAGCCGCCTGCAACCAGTGTATGCCAATAGGCCATACTAAAACGCAAATGCTCCTCCATCGTTTTTCCCGCTACAATTTCCTGTGGATTATAAAATTTGAACGCAAAAGGATTGTCGGATTGCTTGCCCTCAAAGTTAATTTTAGATACCTGTTCGAAATAAGCCATTATAAGTTCCTCCTTTATAGTAAACGTTTACAAAAACGATTCTAGCACAGCCAAAAGACTTTGTCTATTGCTTAAACTAAGTTTGTTTTTATGATATAATATCAGGAATTACACCAACAGGAAGTGAATGAACCATGAATGTCACTGGCGATCAGGCGCTTGTCAAAAAGCTGAATAAATCCATTGTGCTGGAGCGTATTCGCCTTCATGCTCCGCTATCCCGGGCACAGTTATCCAGTCAAACTGGATTAAACAAGGCAACCGTTTCCAATCTGGTGGCAGAGCTCATTACCGATGGATTGGTGTATGAGACAGGATTAGGAGAATCCAGCGGTGGGCGTAAGCCTTTAATGCTGCTGTTCAATAGCCGTGCAGGCTTTGTACTCGGTATTGAGGTCAGCGTACAGTACATCAAGGGCGCTCTGACCGATCTGGCAGGTACCATTGAAACGGAGCTTACCTTTTCTCTAACCCAGCATGATCCCGCCTTTGTTATGGAACAGATTCGAAAGCTCGTTCAGGAGCTTATGCAGGTCACTCCTCCCTCCCCTCATGGTATTGTCGGCATTGGACTGGGGGTACCGGGTATGGTGGATGAGACCGGAACCGTGCTGTTCGCACCCAATCTGGGCTGGGAAGGGGTTCCGCTGCGGCAGCAGCTTGAGGCTGAGCTAGGTCTGCCCGTCGTAGTAGATAACGAAGCCAACGTCGGCGCGCAGGGCGAGTTGTACTATGGTATGAACGGCGATCACCGACAGCTGGTGCGGGATCTGGTCTACATCAGTGCAGGGTCTGGAATCGGGGCCGGGATTATCATTGACGGCAAACCGTATCAAGGAGCTTGGGGGTACGCCGGAGAGACGGGTCATATGACCATTGATTGGAACGGACGGCTCTGCTCCTGTGGTAGTCGCGGCTGCTGGGAGCTGTATGCTTCAGAGAAGGCGTATGCATCATCCACATTGAAACTGCCTGCACATAATACAGCGGAATTACTGCCGTTTGCTCAGCAAGGTGAAGCGAGTACATTAAGCGTCCTTGAAGATATTGGACGATATTTGGGTGTGGGTATTACCAGCATTGTGAACAGCCTTAACCCCGGGATGCTTATCATTGGCGGTCCACTGGCGGAAGCCAGACCTTGGTTGGAGCAAAGTATGCGTGAAGTGATTGACGAACGTGCCTTGCCCTATCACCGTCGGCAACTACAGATTCGTTTCTCCACGCTTGGCAGCCGTTCGACGATGCTAGGTGCCGCCTATGCGGCAACCGCTCCTTTTCTCGGGCGAGTACGTGTGTCCTTATAAGTAAAAAGGCACCCATTGCAGTATGTAGCTGCGATAGGAGCCTTTTCTTAACCATATAACGATCATAGGACCGTCGTCTGCTGTTAGGTTGGATTAAGCGTTCAACACTTTTTCAAACTTGGTTTTGTTCATACCGGAAATACGTTCTTCCCCGATCAAAGTCAATGGAACGGCACGAATGCCCATATCCCAAACCTCTTGAGCAAAAGCTTCATTGGTTTCAATGTTGCGTTCTTCGTACTCCACGCCTTTTTCACTCAAGTAGCTTTTTACTTGACGGCAATGCGGGCAGTTTGTAGATGTGTATACGATTGCTTTTTCCATGAATATCACCTCATCATTTATTTTGTTACATCATATTTATTCAAACTTGCGTGGATCATTACAGAGCCAGTGCGCTGTGCTCCAAGCTTTCGATGTACTTCTCGCTGTCCATAGCAGCCATGCAGCCACTTCCTGCTGCGGTAATTGCTTGTCTGTAGCGAGTATCCTGTACGTCACC
The Paenibacillus peoriae DNA segment above includes these coding regions:
- the xylA gene encoding xylose isomerase, translating into MAYFEQVSKINFEGKQSDNPFAFKFYNPQEIVAGKTMEEHLRFSMAYWHTLVAGGSDPFGVETAERPWSKFTGLDLAKARVEAAFELLDKLNLPYFAFHDVDIAPEGASLKEFYSNLDTIVDLIEEHMKATGKKLLWNTANMFSHPRYLHGAASTCNADVYAHAAAQIKKGLEVGKRLGADNYVFWGGREGYETLLNTDLKLEQDNLGRMFHMAVDYAREIGFDAQFLIEPKPKEPTKHQYDFDAATTIAFLQKYDLDQHFKLNLEANHATLAGHTFDHEVRVARINGMLGSLDANQGDLLLGWDTDEFPVDLYDATLTMYEVLQNEGLGRGGINFDAKVRRASFEPEDLFLAHIAGMDTYAKGLKVAAKLIEDRVFEDFIEKRYSSFKEGIGADIVSGKATLASLAEYALANETPRKNVSGRQEYLKARLNQYILAD
- a CDS encoding ROK family transcriptional regulator — its product is MNVTGDQALVKKLNKSIVLERIRLHAPLSRAQLSSQTGLNKATVSNLVAELITDGLVYETGLGESSGGRKPLMLLFNSRAGFVLGIEVSVQYIKGALTDLAGTIETELTFSLTQHDPAFVMEQIRKLVQELMQVTPPSPHGIVGIGLGVPGMVDETGTVLFAPNLGWEGVPLRQQLEAELGLPVVVDNEANVGAQGELYYGMNGDHRQLVRDLVYISAGSGIGAGIIIDGKPYQGAWGYAGETGHMTIDWNGRLCSCGSRGCWELYASEKAYASSTLKLPAHNTAELLPFAQQGEASTLSVLEDIGRYLGVGITSIVNSLNPGMLIIGGPLAEARPWLEQSMREVIDERALPYHRRQLQIRFSTLGSRSTMLGAAYAATAPFLGRVRVSL
- a CDS encoding glutaredoxin family protein, which codes for MEKAIVYTSTNCPHCRQVKSYLSEKGVEYEERNIETNEAFAQEVWDMGIRAVPLTLIGEERISGMNKTKFEKVLNA